From the genome of Caloenas nicobarica isolate bCalNic1 chromosome 14, bCalNic1.hap1, whole genome shotgun sequence, one region includes:
- the PRPSAP2 gene encoding phosphoribosyl pyrophosphate synthase-associated protein 2 isoform X1, whose product MFCVLSTEIGAVMNITKGGLVLFSANSNSSCMELSKRIAERLGVEMGKVLVYQEPNRETRVQIQESVRGKDVFIIQTVSKDVNTTIMELLIMVYACKTSCAKSIIGVIPYFPYSKQCKMRKRGSIVCKLLASMMCKAGLTHLITMDLHQKEIQGFFNIPVDNLRASPFLLQYIQEEIPDYRNAVIVAKSPASAKRAQSFAERLRLGIAVIHGEAQDAESDMVDGRHSPPTAKNVAAIHPSLEIPMLIPKEKPPITVVGDVGGRIAIIVDDIIDDVDSFLAAAETLKERGAYKIFVMATHGLLSSDAPRLIEESAIDEVVVTNTIPHEIQKLQCPKIKTVDISMILSEAIRRIHNGESMSYLFRNIGLDD is encoded by the exons ATGTTTTGTGTGCTATCAACTGAAATTGGGGCCGTCATGAATATAACCAAGGGTGGACTGGTGCTGTTTTCAGCTAATTCTAATTCGTCATGCATGGAACTATCAAAGAGGATTGCTGA GCGCTTAGGAGTTGAGATGGGGAAGGTTCTGGTTTATCAAGAGCCAAACAGAG AAACAAGAGTGCAGATTCAGGAGTCTGTGAGAGGAAAGGATGTTTTTATCATCCAAACAGTTTCAAA GGATGTGAACACTACGATTATGGAACTCCTGATCATGGTGTATGCCTGTAAAACCTCCTGTGCCAAAAGCATTATTGGAGTGATTCCTTACTTCCCGTACAGCAAACAGTGCAAGATGAGGAAAAGGGGCTCCATTGTCTGTAAATTACTGGCTTCCATGATGTGCAAAGCTG ggCTAACTCATCTTATTACCATGGATTTACATCAGAAGGAAATACAGGGCTTCTTCAATATTCCAGTTGATAACTTGAGGGCATCTCCATTTTTACTACAGTACATTCAAGAAGAG ATACCAGACTACAGGAATGCTGTAATTGTGGCCAAATCACCTGCGTCTGCAAAGAG GGCACAGTCATTCGCTGAGCGGTTACGGTTGGGAATTGCTGTGATTCATGGGGAAGCTCAAGATGCTGAGTCTGACATGGTGGATGGTCGACACTCGCCACCCACAGCCAAAAATGTAGCTGCTATTCATCCCAGTTTGGAGATACCCA TGCTGATTCCCAAGGAAAAACCACCCATCACAGTCGTTGGAGATGTAGGAGGAAGAATAGCGATCATTGTG GATGACATCATAGATGACGTTGACAGCTTTCTTGCTGCAGCCGAGACCCTCAAGGAACGGGGGGCTTACAAGATCTTCGTCATGGCCACACATGGCCTGCTGTCCTCAGATGCTCCCAGGCTGATAGAGGAATCTGCAATTGATGAA gtGGTTGTTACAAACACAATTCCACATGAAATACAAAAACTCCAGTGCCCGAAGATCAAGACTGTGGATATCAGCATGATCCTCTCAGAAGCCATTCGCAGGATCCATAACGGGGAGTCCATGTCGTACCTTTTCAGAAATATAGGACTGGATGATTAA
- the PRPSAP2 gene encoding phosphoribosyl pyrophosphate synthase-associated protein 2 isoform X2, protein MELLIMVYACKTSCAKSIIGVIPYFPYSKQCKMRKRGSIVCKLLASMMCKAGLTHLITMDLHQKEIQGFFNIPVDNLRASPFLLQYIQEEIPDYRNAVIVAKSPASAKRAQSFAERLRLGIAVIHGEAQDAESDMVDGRHSPPTAKNVAAIHPSLEIPMLIPKEKPPITVVGDVGGRIAIIVDDIIDDVDSFLAAAETLKERGAYKIFVMATHGLLSSDAPRLIEESAIDEVVVTNTIPHEIQKLQCPKIKTVDISMILSEAIRRIHNGESMSYLFRNIGLDD, encoded by the exons ATGGAACTCCTGATCATGGTGTATGCCTGTAAAACCTCCTGTGCCAAAAGCATTATTGGAGTGATTCCTTACTTCCCGTACAGCAAACAGTGCAAGATGAGGAAAAGGGGCTCCATTGTCTGTAAATTACTGGCTTCCATGATGTGCAAAGCTG ggCTAACTCATCTTATTACCATGGATTTACATCAGAAGGAAATACAGGGCTTCTTCAATATTCCAGTTGATAACTTGAGGGCATCTCCATTTTTACTACAGTACATTCAAGAAGAG ATACCAGACTACAGGAATGCTGTAATTGTGGCCAAATCACCTGCGTCTGCAAAGAG GGCACAGTCATTCGCTGAGCGGTTACGGTTGGGAATTGCTGTGATTCATGGGGAAGCTCAAGATGCTGAGTCTGACATGGTGGATGGTCGACACTCGCCACCCACAGCCAAAAATGTAGCTGCTATTCATCCCAGTTTGGAGATACCCA TGCTGATTCCCAAGGAAAAACCACCCATCACAGTCGTTGGAGATGTAGGAGGAAGAATAGCGATCATTGTG GATGACATCATAGATGACGTTGACAGCTTTCTTGCTGCAGCCGAGACCCTCAAGGAACGGGGGGCTTACAAGATCTTCGTCATGGCCACACATGGCCTGCTGTCCTCAGATGCTCCCAGGCTGATAGAGGAATCTGCAATTGATGAA gtGGTTGTTACAAACACAATTCCACATGAAATACAAAAACTCCAGTGCCCGAAGATCAAGACTGTGGATATCAGCATGATCCTCTCAGAAGCCATTCGCAGGATCCATAACGGGGAGTCCATGTCGTACCTTTTCAGAAATATAGGACTGGATGATTAA